TTGGACGCCAGCGCCTTTATCAGTGGTTTCAAGATGGTCCGAATATGCTCAGTGACTTTTCAGGGAAAACACCACTAGAAATTGCCCAAGAACGTTATGCCAAGGGTGAAATGACCCACGAGGAATTTGACAGAATGGTCGAGCGGTTGAAAGAATCTCGTCATACCTGGCAAAAATGGTAATGTGGAAATTCCCTGCAAAAGTTTCCATGGTTGATAAGATGTTAAGCGACATTACTTGGAAAAAGGAGGCAATGATGTGCCCCATCATGGCCATGACTTTGATCCCGCACGGTTAGTTCAGATGGAAACGAGCCGGCGGGATATTTTTCCTCCACACATGACATTGGATCACTTTCTGGTTCGTCCCGATATGGTTATCGCTGATATTGGCTGTGGTCCCGGTTATTACGCTATTGAAGCTGCTCAACGATTGCCTCAAGGTCAAGTTTATGCCATTGATCGGCAACAAGACATGCTGGACTGGATTAAAAAACGGTCCCAAAATTCAGGTCTGACAAATCTTATGCTTTTAAAGGCATCGGCTGACCAGATTCCTCTAGAGGCGGAATCGCTCGATGCGATCTTGATGGCCAATGTCCTGCACGACCTGCCTGACCACGCACGCATTTTATCGGAAGTGTACCGTCTCCTTAAGCCGGGAGGAATATATTTTTTGGTAGAGTGGGACAAAATTCCCACAGAATTCGGCCCTCCTCTTGAAATCCGATTTACCCCGCCCGAATTAATGAGCCTATTAGACCGCCATCACTTTGAGGAAATCCAACAAATTGAAGCACCGTCGCCATGGTTTCAAATCAGCGCAAAAAAGCCCACTCATTAGAGCGGGCTTTTTTACCATATTTATAATTGCCGCAGAATTTGTTCGTCGTGGCGGAAATTGCGGTCGAGAAGCAAAATCATACTGGCCACCAAAATTCGTGACACGCCAATAGGATCGTAATCTAATGTCTTCCCTAACCGGGTGATATGCTCATGGAAGAGCTGGCTATCAGACACCATCTCAACTAAAGATTGTAAAGCTGACTGCTGGGTCGTTCCCCACAACGCGGCTACTTCCATTTCTTCGCCTTCTACGATATCGTGCACGTGCTCCGCATGCACTAGGCCCAAACGTGCTCCAAGAGCAAGCCACTTCACCAAAATCCGCTTGTTGCGACGTAACCGTTCTGCAAATACTACCCGAACAGGTTCGGGATATTCTGGAGTCGGGGGCAAGGTTTTATCAGGCATATAGTGAATAACCAAATCTGCAAAAGCTTTTTGGGGTTCAATATAGCGCATGACATCGGGCCGCCTGCGTTCAATTTCTTCCAACACTTCTTGCGGGGTATATCCCCTAGCCCCTGAATCACGACGAACTTTCCACCGGACACGCAGTTCATTGTCGGTATCAAAATAAATTCGCAAATCTAATGCTTCCCGTAATTTTTCCAAATAGAGTGTGTGCAAGCCCTCTAAGATAACAATATCCTTAGGGACAATCTCCTCCATTGGTCCAAATCGTCCGGTCGCATGGTCATACGTAGGTTTGACAATGGGTTTACCATGTCGTAATGCCCAAACATGTTCAATTAATAAGCCCAAATTGTTAGCCTTCCAGGGATTTAACGCGGTAACTCCAATAGCGTTGCGTTCGTCACGATCGAGCGAATGGTAATCGTCCAGCGTCAACACCGTGACCCGGTCAACCCCTAGGAGTTCCTGTAATGCAGCCGCGTAAGTCGATTTACCTGCACCACTGTCCCCCGCTATTCCAATCATTGTAATTCGATGACGCCTTGATACCATTCGAAATCCCTCCTATCTCTCCACAGGCCATCAAGCCCCGAGCCAGCTAAAATGCACCCCTAACAGTTTTATGGGTTAAACCCGGTTTACGGAACCGGTTAAGGCAAGTTTTTTCTTGACCATGGCCTTAATCTCGTCACGACCTGGTCCTAAATATTTCCGAGGATCATACATCTTCGGATTCGCTGCTAATACCTCGCGAACCTTAGCTGTGAAAACTTCCTGATTGTCGGTATTAATATTCATTTTTGCGATTCCTAAGCTAATCGCTTTTTTCACATCTTCATCAGGGATACCTGAACCACCATGTAAGACTAAAGGAATGCCTGTCACTTCACGAATTGCGGCCAATCGCTCAAAATCTAATTGGGGTTTCCCTTTGTAATGCCCATGAGCTGAGCCAATCGCGGCGGCTAAGGCATCAACATGCGTTTCAGCAACAAAGCGTTCCGCGTCTTCTGGACGGCATAAGGTTGCTAGACGTTCATCAACGGTTAGGTCATCATCGGTACCAGTTATACGGCCCAGTTCCGCTTCCACTTCAATACCTAATGGATGACACAAATCTACAACTTGTTTAGTTAAAGCAATATTTTCCTCTAGGGGAAGTCGGGACGCATCAATCATAACTGACGAGAATCCATTGCGGATCGCCTTCAGTACCCAGTCTAAATTCGGACCGTGATCGAGATGCAGCATAACCGGAACGCTAGCACGTTCTGCAGCCGTTTTCGCGATAGCCACAGCATAATCAAGTCCCATATATTTTAAAGCACCTTCACTGGCACCTAAAATGATGGGCGCCCGTTCCTCTTCAGCGGCCTCAATAATTGCCTGAACGAATTCCAAGTTGTTAATATTTATTTGAGCTACCGCATACCCCTTGTTTAATCCATCTCGAAGCCAATAATTAAAAGAACCAAATCCCACGCATGACACTCCTTTGTTAATGTTTTGGCGACTTTTCTTCAAGGGGTATGATCCCCGTTCCGAAGATCTAGTGATTTTTAGTTATTGCAAATTTTCTGCTATCTTATCGCATGTAAAAAATAACGACCAGAAATTCCCCCCGGAATCGTCATCAGTATTGTAGCGGTTTTTGTGAAGCGAATCACATGTTTTCGTCGAATAATCTGATAATAGATGTGAAATGTTGCCATAGAGGCGTGAACAGCATAAATAATACCCTTATTTGCATTAAGAATCAAGAGAATATCGAAATGAATATCGATTGAGAATTATATGCCGAGTTGATGACAACGATCGCATTGTCCGAATCCCAATGATTTCCCGTTCTAGACCATTAGTCAAATAAAGCGCGACATATTCGCCAGCAATAGGATGGGGCCGATCGATTCCCATCACTTGCTCCCTGTTAAGGGGAAACGTCTCGACATGACCATCTCGCCGTTTCACACTAATTGCTCGGGACGTCATCACTTCCACCCGACCATAAAGACTTGGCACGACTTCGAGCGTTAACGGACGCAGATGCCCATGGCGAACTCTGACGTTTAACGGGCAAGGTACCTGTGCCAACGGTCCAATCAACCGTGATCCAACATATACGGCAGTCAGTGGGTCGAGCCTCCATCTCTTGGGACTCTTTTCTAGAAAATATTGTCCATCATGCTTAACAATTTGCCAAATACCCAAGCGAAGATGAAAATCGATGTTCAGCATATGCACCCCTCGTATCAGGCCGGTATCTCTACCGGCAGTGCTCTTTCTGGCTCGACTTCATTTTCTATGACAAATATTGCAAAAGTATGAATTGGACCTGACTAAAAGCTGAAAGATACTGTCGGGAGAACTTAAGAACGAGGTCAAAAATTCTTGCATTTCCCTGCTTGATCTGCTAGTTTAATTTCCATCTTACACGTTACGTGACTGGCGGATTAGTGGATTAACCACAAGAAGCGTAACGGTTGTCGAAGCCGACCGCCTGGGCATAAGTCCAGGCGGCGTTTTTATTTAGATATTGAAACGCATACATTTGTAAGAAAAGAGGACAATGGGAATATGGCATATCACAGCGCAAAATTACTATTGTTAGGTTCTGGAGAACTGGGTAAAGAAGTCTTAATTGAGGCACAACGCTTAGGTCTTTACACGGTAGCAGTAGACCGCTATCCGGACGCTCCCGCTATGGCTGTTGCCCACAAGTCATATGTGATTAATATGACGGATGCGGATGCTCTCTACCAATTAGTCAAAACCGAACATCCTGATTATATTGTGCCGGAAATTGAAGCCTTATCGACTCCCACGCTCGAAATTCTCGAAGGAGAGGGATTTCATGTTATCCCTACAGCCCGCGCGGCCCGATTAACCATGGACCGGGAAGGCATTCGTCGATTGGCTGCAGAAACCCTGAATTTGCCGACTGCCCGCTACGAATTCGCCGATAATCTGCAAGAACTTGAAGAAGCTGCTCGCCATCTCGGGTTTCCCCTCGTTGTAAAACCTATTATGAGTTCGTCAGGCAAGGGCCAAAGCGTCTGTTTTGATCCTGTCGACCTCAAAACCGCTTGGAATACAGCAATGGAAGCTGGCCGGGTTTACAACCAACGCATTATTGTCGAAGAATTTATCGCCTTTGATTCCGAAATTACGGTTTTAACAGTCCGCAGTAAAACGGGAACCATTCTCTGTCCACCCATTGGACACCGCCAAGTCCATGGAGATTATATTGAGTCCTGGCAACCTCATTTTTTGACTCCGTCACAGTGGGACCAAGCCCAGTTTATCGCCCGGGCTATTACCGACGCTTTGGGCGGTTTAGGTATATTTGGTGTGGAACTATTTGTAACCCCTGAACGCGTCTATTTTAGTGAAGTCTCTCCCCGACCCCATGACACCGGAATGGTGACAATGGTCAGCCAGAGTTTGTCGGAATTCGCGTTACATGTTCGCGCGATCATGGGCTTGCCCGTTCCTCCCGTAGATGTGCTCAAACCCTCTGCAAGCTATGCTATTAAAGCAGATCATGCCTATGCCAATTACCGCATAAATGGTGTCGAGGATGCGTTGCAGGTCCCTTCTACGCAGATGCGTATATTTGCCAAACCCACAACCTATCCAGGTCGCCGAGTTGGGGTTGTTTTGGCCCAGGCTGATACGGTTGACGAAGCTCGCCAGCGTGCCCAACAGGCTCGAGAGCGGATCACAATTCAGGAAGCATAGCGGAAACACGACAAATCGTTGAATCCCCTTGACGTCAAAAACGTCAAGGGGAAAATACAGCGAGGGGCCATGAATGGCCACCGTTGTCTCAATCATGGCCTAAAGACATCGTATTTACTCAACCGGATACCCTGCTTTTAATGTAGTTTCCAGGCGACCTAGTCCATCGATTTCTACCGTAACGCGGTCACCATCTTTTAACCATTGCCGCTGTTCTGGAGGTTGCCCAAGAATAACACCAGAAGGTGTCCCGGTAAATATCAGATCGCCCGGAACGAGCTTCATAAATTGAGAAATGTAATGAATCAAATATTGTGGCGAAAAAATCATCTGTCCGGTCTCATCTTCTTGGCGCAATTCTCCGTTTACCCAACATCGTACGGTTAACTGATTGGGATTGGGAATTTCATCCCGGGTCACGATGTAGGGGCCTATGGGCGCCATTCCCGCTAATGTTTTACCAAGGAGCCATTGTCCCGTTCGAAACTGCAGATCGCGGGCCGAAAGATCATTGCCGTTGCAATATCCCAAAACATAATCCAAGGCCTGTTCTTCTGATACCTTAAAGCAAGGCCGTCCTATCACAATGACAAGTTCGGCTTCATAATCCCACTGCGAAGCCATATCCCCCAAAAAAACAACTTGACCGTTGCCCTCAAGACTATTAGCAAATTTGCTGAACAATACGGGGTACGGAGGAATTTCTAAATGGGTTTCTTCAACATGGCGACGATAATTTAATCCCACACATAAAATTTTTTCGGGTTGGGCCACAACGGGCAGAGTCGTCTCCGTGGATTGCCACCACGAGTCGGGAATGCTACTGGTATGTGTTTGAATCCACTGGTCAACATTCTGTAATTGGGTCAATAAGCTTGGGGAATGTAAAACATCCTCCATAGTCACGAAGGTCGGTAATAATTGAGACGGAAAATCGGTTAAGGTTCTAAGACGAGCGATAGGTAACAAACGCTCGCCAACGGCCAACGCCAATTCATCGCGTTGGTCGGCATGAATGCGCGCAATTTTCATAAATCACCTCGAGTAAAAGAGTGCTGTCGCAAGTTTATATCCAGCGTTTAAAGGCAAAACTGGCTTTGGTCCGGATGCGTTGAAGTGCGTTATCAACCGATTTTGGCGTTCGGCCAAGTTTTCGGGCAATTTGTTGATAAGTAAATCCAGATAAATACAGATGCAGGACATCTTGTTCCAATGTTGTCAAGCGACGTTGTAATAACATGGTCCAGCGTTCATGATTTTCTTGTTCCATCACCCAATGTTCGGGGTTCATGGCCTTGTGATCCTCAAGTTTCCCAATAAAGGGTTGTCCGTCTGGCTCTTCCGATGCGGTTTGATACAATGAAAATGCCGTATTCAACGGTTGCTGTTTTTTACGCGTCGCCCGGATGACGGCACTGATAATGCGTCGACTAACACATAGATCCGCAAAAGCTTGAAAAGGTACACCCTGTTCCCAACGAAAATGACGGATGGCATAAAACAATCCTAGCATTCCTTC
The Sulfobacillus thermosulfidooxidans DNA segment above includes these coding regions:
- the fba gene encoding class II fructose-1,6-bisphosphate aldolase; its protein translation is MGFGSFNYWLRDGLNKGYAVAQININNLEFVQAIIEAAEEERAPIILGASEGALKYMGLDYAVAIAKTAAERASVPVMLHLDHGPNLDWVLKAIRNGFSSVMIDASRLPLEENIALTKQVVDLCHPLGIEVEAELGRITGTDDDLTVDERLATLCRPEDAERFVAETHVDALAAAIGSAHGHYKGKPQLDFERLAAIREVTGIPLVLHGGSGIPDEDVKKAISLGIAKMNINTDNQEVFTAKVREVLAANPKMYDPRKYLGPGRDEIKAMVKKKLALTGSVNRV
- a CDS encoding fumarylacetoacetate hydrolase family protein translates to MKIARIHADQRDELALAVGERLLPIARLRTLTDFPSQLLPTFVTMEDVLHSPSLLTQLQNVDQWIQTHTSSIPDSWWQSTETTLPVVAQPEKILCVGLNYRRHVEETHLEIPPYPVLFSKFANSLEGNGQVVFLGDMASQWDYEAELVIVIGRPCFKVSEEQALDYVLGYCNGNDLSARDLQFRTGQWLLGKTLAGMAPIGPYIVTRDEIPNPNQLTVRCWVNGELRQEDETGQMIFSPQYLIHYISQFMKLVPGDLIFTGTPSGVILGQPPEQRQWLKDGDRVTVEIDGLGRLETTLKAGYPVE
- a CDS encoding phosphoribulokinase; this translates as MVSRRHRITMIGIAGDSGAGKSTYAAALQELLGVDRVTVLTLDDYHSLDRDERNAIGVTALNPWKANNLGLLIEHVWALRHGKPIVKPTYDHATGRFGPMEEIVPKDIVILEGLHTLYLEKLREALDLRIYFDTDNELRVRWKVRRDSGARGYTPQEVLEEIERRRPDVMRYIEPQKAFADLVIHYMPDKTLPPTPEYPEPVRVVFAERLRRNKRILVKWLALGARLGLVHAEHVHDIVEGEEMEVAALWGTTQQSALQSLVEMVSDSQLFHEHITRLGKTLDYDPIGVSRILVASMILLLDRNFRHDEQILRQL
- a CDS encoding class I SAM-dependent methyltransferase, whose product is MPHHGHDFDPARLVQMETSRRDIFPPHMTLDHFLVRPDMVIADIGCGPGYYAIEAAQRLPQGQVYAIDRQQDMLDWIKKRSQNSGLTNLMLLKASADQIPLEAESLDAILMANVLHDLPDHARILSEVYRLLKPGGIYFLVEWDKIPTEFGPPLEIRFTPPELMSLLDRHHFEEIQQIEAPSPWFQISAKKPTH
- a CDS encoding SHOCT domain-containing protein, coding for MGWTFIVFFPFMVTMMVLAASTAFYHHSSRSRDDDLFFGRQRLYQWFQDGPNMLSDFSGKTPLEIAQERYAKGEMTHEEFDRMVERLKESRHTWQKW
- a CDS encoding sigma-70 family RNA polymerase sigma factor; protein product: MAASVASQVRVSDDELLLRDRQGDSDAMEELLLRYQGLVAAKARSYFVVGLDHDDLQQEGMLGLFYAIRHFRWEQGVPFQAFADLCVSRRIISAVIRATRKKQQPLNTAFSLYQTASEEPDGQPFIGKLEDHKAMNPEHWVMEQENHERWTMLLQRRLTTLEQDVLHLYLSGFTYQQIARKLGRTPKSVDNALQRIRTKASFAFKRWI
- the purT gene encoding formate-dependent phosphoribosylglycinamide formyltransferase; the protein is MAYHSAKLLLLGSGELGKEVLIEAQRLGLYTVAVDRYPDAPAMAVAHKSYVINMTDADALYQLVKTEHPDYIVPEIEALSTPTLEILEGEGFHVIPTARAARLTMDREGIRRLAAETLNLPTARYEFADNLQELEEAARHLGFPLVVKPIMSSSGKGQSVCFDPVDLKTAWNTAMEAGRVYNQRIIVEEFIAFDSEITVLTVRSKTGTILCPPIGHRQVHGDYIESWQPHFLTPSQWDQAQFIARAITDALGGLGIFGVELFVTPERVYFSEVSPRPHDTGMVTMVSQSLSEFALHVRAIMGLPVPPVDVLKPSASYAIKADHAYANYRINGVEDALQVPSTQMRIFAKPTTYPGRRVGVVLAQADTVDEARQRAQQARERITIQEA